One Malania oleifera isolate guangnan ecotype guangnan chromosome 10, ASM2987363v1, whole genome shotgun sequence genomic region harbors:
- the LOC131165265 gene encoding uncharacterized protein LOC131165265 isoform X2 yields MEKQPQDKESSDGQKSEGLRKEPREGSKGPSDYIISHIFNLYESRATPHDFEIYAPDATFEDPLMCAHGVKQIKSAFYSISKFFSESRIVEYSIQENAISPQKHEILIDTKQHYKFMGRDIDMISLIKLYVEEGKVVRHEDRWNKKPLQNRETIKLPLAGRVLEIARRGSMLVTHALMRFGKDPTV; encoded by the exons ATGGAAAAGCAACCTCAAG ATAAGGAAAGCTCGGATGGTCAGAAAAGCGAAGGGCTTCGCAAGGAACCTCGTGAGGGCTCTAAAGGCCCTTCTGATTATATAATCTCTCACATTTTCAACTT ATATGAATCTCGTGCCACACCTCATGATTTTGAAATCTATGCTCCTGATGCTACCTTTGAAGACCCACTCATGTGTGCTCATGG AGTGAAGCAGATCAAATCAGCATTCTATTCAATTTCCAAG TTCTTCAGTGAGTCCAGAATTGTGGAGTACAGCATCCAAGAAAACGCGATTTCACCCCAAAAACATGAG ATACTAATAGACACAAAGCAACACTACAAGTTCATGGGGAGGGATATAGATATGATATCGCTCATCAAACTCTATGTTGAAGAGGGGAAAGTTGTTCGCCACGAAGATAG GTGGAACAAGAAGCCTCTTCAGAATAGGGAGACCATTAAGCTGCCACTGGCTGGTCGAGTTTTGGAAATTGCTCGAAGGGGTTCAATGCTGGTAACTCATGCgttgatgaggtttgggaaggaTCCAACTGTGTAA
- the LOC131165265 gene encoding uncharacterized protein LOC131165265 isoform X1: protein MEKQPQDKESSDGQKSEGLRKEPREGSKGPSDYIISHIFNLYESRATPHDFEIYAPDATFEDPLMCAHGVKQIKSAFYSISKVFFSESRIVEYSIQENAISPQKHEILIDTKQHYKFMGRDIDMISLIKLYVEEGKVVRHEDRWNKKPLQNRETIKLPLAGRVLEIARRGSMLVTHALMRFGKDPTV from the exons ATGGAAAAGCAACCTCAAG ATAAGGAAAGCTCGGATGGTCAGAAAAGCGAAGGGCTTCGCAAGGAACCTCGTGAGGGCTCTAAAGGCCCTTCTGATTATATAATCTCTCACATTTTCAACTT ATATGAATCTCGTGCCACACCTCATGATTTTGAAATCTATGCTCCTGATGCTACCTTTGAAGACCCACTCATGTGTGCTCATGG AGTGAAGCAGATCAAATCAGCATTCTATTCAATTTCCAAGGTT TTCTTCAGTGAGTCCAGAATTGTGGAGTACAGCATCCAAGAAAACGCGATTTCACCCCAAAAACATGAG ATACTAATAGACACAAAGCAACACTACAAGTTCATGGGGAGGGATATAGATATGATATCGCTCATCAAACTCTATGTTGAAGAGGGGAAAGTTGTTCGCCACGAAGATAG GTGGAACAAGAAGCCTCTTCAGAATAGGGAGACCATTAAGCTGCCACTGGCTGGTCGAGTTTTGGAAATTGCTCGAAGGGGTTCAATGCTGGTAACTCATGCgttgatgaggtttgggaaggaTCCAACTGTGTAA